Proteins encoded together in one Lathyrus oleraceus cultivar Zhongwan6 chromosome 5, CAAS_Psat_ZW6_1.0, whole genome shotgun sequence window:
- the LOC127079808 gene encoding uncharacterized protein LOC127079808, which translates to MTFPRSHFQGTHDSEADPSRITHVNDVALDHNCTSPNQRNNTSQSDTDDMDVDEALEDAVISYVNMDARENGALSRRPQGHAFRAKHNIARNFKNNMMMAKSRLPHPFTCRHCNARLFHHESRDTCCNGGKVSFSRVDAPIELQQLFLDGSAEGKYFRQHIRSYNHVLSFTSIGVHVDENILASGRGIYTFRAQGAFYHNIGGFYPNEGVRPRFLQLYIYDTDNELHNGMQENPQLYQNVVHKLQKMLHQFNPFVIRFKQLSILPNISECSLILKERPSNHHQYNLPTAEQVAAIIVGCDADSMDYGRDINVIRCDGNLKKVQETKGYYDPLQYPILFPFGTHGWDINTTNCNGRRVSCRAYYSYMLQIRPNDQSMLLNAGRLLQQYVVDNYVKIESGRLRWVKEHQGDIRSELYQGLHDALHVGETNAENIGKRTILPSSFIGGRRDMTQRYEDGMAIVLNGGKPDIFLTMTCNPSWSEITSELLPFQTPQDRPDLLTRTFRSKFEKLKDDVINKGVLGKVKSYMYVTEFQKRGLPHVHMLLVLESNDKLRDPKDYDSMVRAEIPKLECEPQLHEAVVRHMIHGPCGIINRKSPCMKDGHCKKRYPKQFLDETRQGTDSYPEYRRRFDESVSLGRDRSVDNRWVVPYNPWLLLKYDCHINVEICSSIKSIKYLYKYVYKGPDRVAMEVHKGSYMDEVQQYVDARWICAPEAIWKIFRFTLYRLYPSVERLQIHLPNRHQVRFYDHQQIADVLNNERNSKTMLTQFFALNLRDPQARKYLYREIPKHYCWNKRGMEWHRRRSTRKVIGRIYTVSPSEGDKFYLRLLLSHVTGPTSWEYLLTNNGMTFSTFKKSAEDRGFLETDHSIRDCLVEATSLRMPYALRRLFVTILIFCEPTDVRGLWNEFFTHMVEDYQTANNVVESDLTNMLLKDLNELLNLHGKKIDDYDLPSLPPNTIDRGAVPSIIQEELAIDIPNEDIESIAKLNNDQMIAFNTIMNVIVQKHNGVFFVDGPGGTGKTFLYRTLMASLRSRGEIVLATASSGIAATLLPGGRTAHS; encoded by the exons ATGACTTTTCCAAGATCACACTTTCAAGGAACTCATGACAGTGAAGCCGACCCAAGTAGAATTACACATGTTAATGATGTTGCACTTG ATCATAATTGCACATCACCTAATCAACGAAACAACACGAGTCAATCCGATACAG ATGATATGGATGTTGATGAAGCTTTGGAGGATGCAGTAATATCATATGTTAACATGGACGCCAGAGAAAATGGTGCATTATCACGTCGTCCTCAAG GACATGCTTTTCGAGCAAAGCACAATATTGCTcgaaatttcaaaaataatatGATGATGGCAAAATCCCGGTTGCCTCATCCATTTACCTGTAGACACTGCAATGCAAGATTGTTTCATCATGAATCACGTGACACGTGTTGTAATGGTGGAAAGGTATCATTCTCACGAGTTGATGCTCCTATAGAATTGCAACAATTATTTTTGGATGGTTCAGCTGAAGGAAAATATTTTAGACAACATATTCGAAGTTATAACCATGTGCTTTCATTCACTTCAATTGGTGTTCATGTTGATGAGAATATTCTTGCATCTGGTCGTGGTATATACACATTTCGTGCTCAAGGTGCTTTTTACCATAACATAGGAGGTTTCTATCCGAATGAGGGTGTCAGGCCGCGTTTCTTACAACTATACATCTACGACACCGATAATGAGCTACATAATGGAATGCAGGAAAATCCACAGCTATACCAAAATGTAGTTCACAAATTACAGAAAATGCTCCATCAGTTTAATCCTTTTGTAATTAGGTTCAAGCAACTTTCAATACTTCCAAATATCAGTGAATGTAGCCTCATACTTAAGGAGCGTCCAAGTAATCACCATCAATACAATCTTCCAACTGCTGAACAAGTTGCGGCAATTATTGTTGGATGTGATGCAGATTCTATGGATTATGGAAGGGATATTAATGTCATCCGTTGTGATGGAAATCTCAAGAAAGTTCAAGAGACAAAGGGATATTATGATCCTTTACAATACCCTATATTGTTTCCATTTGGGACGCATGGTTGGGACATCAACACAACAAATTGCAATGGACGAAGAGTGTCATGTCGAGCATATTACAGCTACATGCTTCAG ATTCGCCCAAATGATCAATCAATGTTGTTAAATGCGGGTCGACTGTTGCAACAATATGTTGTAGACAAttatgtcaaaattgaatcagGGAGATTAAGGTGGGTTAAAGAGCACCAAGGTGATATACGTTCTGAACTGTACCAAGGTTTACATGATGCTTTGCATGTTGGTGAAACTAATGCAG AGAACATTGGAAAAAGAACAATATTGCCATCATCATTTATTGGCGGTCGTCGAGACATGACACAACGTTATGAAGATGGCATGGCTATTGTTCTTAATGGCGGTAAACCAGATATTTTTCTAACAATGACATGCAATCCTTCTTGGAGTGAGATAACATCAGAACTTTTGCCTTTTCAAACACCACAAGATCGTCCAGATTTGCTAACAAGAACATTTCGTTCGAAATTTGAGAAATTGAAGGATGATGTTATTAATAAAGGAGTCTTGGGTAAAGTTAAAAGCTACATGTATGTCACTGAATTTCAAAAGCGAGGACTGCCGCATGTGCATATGTTGTTGGTCTTAGAAAGTAACGATAAGTTGCGTGACCCAAAAGATTATGATAGTATGGTAAGAGCAGAAATACCTAAATTAGAATGTGAACCACAGTTGCATGAAGCTGTTGTAAGACATATGATCCACGGACCTTGCGGCATAATCAATCGAAAGTCTCCATGTATGAAAGACGGACATTGTAAAAAAAGGTATCCCAAACAATTCTTGGATGAAACACGTCAAGGCACTGACTCATATCCCGAGTATAGGAGAAGGTTTGATGAGTCTGTATCGTTAGGTAGAGATAGGTCTGTCGATAATAGATGGGTGGTTCCTTATAACCCTTGGTTACTATTAAAGTATGATTGTCACATCAATGTAGAGATTTGCAGTAGCATTAAAAGTATCAAGTATCTATACAAATATGTGTACAAGGGCCCTGATCGTGTGGCTATGGAGGTTCATAAAGGATCATACATGGATGAAGTTCAACAATATGTTGATGCAAGATGGATTTGTGCTCCCGAGGCAATATGGAAAATATTTCGATTCACTCTTTACCGATTATATCCTTCGGTTGAAAGATTGCAGATCCACTTGCCGAACCGCCATCAAGTGCGCTTTTATGATCATCAGCAAATTGCAGATGTCTTAAATAATGAACGTAACTCCAAAACAATGCTCACACAATTCTTTGCATTGAATCTACGAGATCCACAAGCAAGAAAGTATCTGTATAGAGAGATTCCAAAGCATTATTGTTGGAACAAGCGGGGTATGGAATGGCATCGTAGGCGATCAACAAGAAAAGTTATCGGGAGAATCTATACGGTATCACCTTCGGAGGGAGATAAGTTTTACTTGCGACTATTGTTATCGCATGTCACAGGTCCAACCAGTTGGGAATATCTTCTTACAAATAACGGCATGACTTTCAGTACATTCAAAAAATCAGCCGAGGATAGGGGATTTCTAGAGACTGATCATAGTATTCGTGATTGTTTGGTTGAGGCTACGAGTCTCCGAATGCCATATGCTTTACGAAGGTTATTCGTGACGATTTTAATATTTTGTGAACCTACTGATGTTAGAGGCCTTTGGAATGAGTTTTTTACACATATGGTAGAGGATTATCAAACAGCTAACAATGTTGTGGAATCAGACTTAACTAATATGTTGTTGAAGGACTTGAATGAACTCTTAAACCTTCACGGTAAAAAGATTGATGATTATGATCTCCCATCTTTACCCCCTAATACAATAGACAGAGGTGCAGTTCCAAGTATCATACAAGAGGAGTTAGCGATCGATATCCCCAATGAAGATATTGAATCTATTGCTAAGTTAAATAATGATCAAATGATTGCATTCAACACCATTATGAATGTAATTGTTCAAAAACACAATGGGGTATTTTTTGTTGATGGTCCAGGTGGAACAGGTAAAACATTCTTGTATAGAACATTAATGGCAAGTTTAAGAAGTAGAGGAGAAATTGTCTTAGCAACTGCATCATCTGGTATAGCTGCAACATTGTTACCCGGTGGTAGGACTGCACACTCTTGA
- the LOC127079809 gene encoding uncharacterized protein LOC127079809 has translation MAGEQHSDHSRPLVNYNMDDGPPSHEADVRDGHPSTPSPEPQNNGDASHAHNLGAETFHPIPVPVEGDAVMIAMVNALNQAGSMLHQQHERIMALEAERQEARPQPVSRIQQRSEPTKKRGRRSPEPHASRARARRDGGRARTSPRRGHSPDNNELSPLRSDEEDSHCPLSRAIMEAPLPKGMEKPPNLAVYDGTTDPDDHVDNVNAMLDYRNDITGHLKCRLFSTTLRKGAMAWYKSLAPESITSWRVMRSMFTRHFTASRRHPKTEATLEAIVQKKNETLRSYIERFNQEAVEVDTTEHMKKYLLERGLLPGSELSRAVGIEPPRTLNELLHKAQAYIRYEEKQVAHNARSGRNAGETEHSKREDTSISRRNGDKRREERPRELREGRGPAGRYSEYTLLTAPRERILAECINSEFKQGRVRFPKPSAPKPHTDKSKYCRFHRSHGHVTEDCVHLKDAIEILIQEGHLKQYTRKNEAPRHDEPEKKRPREDTPPGNSPHQVALCVSRPEDFFLPEPLPEGKITALSPWEDFPTTLVISGGGTNGESAALSVKRKFDELLLTAPEQKATLTKYRGKSNPISFFLEELPGGSPNSGIPLLIRAKMAQFDVRRILVDQGSSVDIMYVHLFKTLKLDKTNLAPYVGSDLQGFNGATTRPWGYVELLVTFGEQETAREVKTQFLVVDCPSLYNCIFGRPTLAELTAVPSTVHLKMKYYTKLGRVVTIHGDIEAARRCYDAAVKGQAVVSTKSNCNNKKLKTEDPARGVNAIDLDCRIGLDETEEGRFPKERSLEHPVRPIPDGEFELIPLGDDPERTVKIGKGLPEETREELVACLKENSDLFAWNAAEMPGLDPEIACHKLAVDRAAKPIAQRRRKQSPEKAEAAERAVKDLLEANFISEAQYTTWLSNVVLVKKNNGKWRMCVDYTDLNRACPKDAFPLPNIDSLVDNSAGFKLLSFMDAYSGYNQIPMSPADKKHTAFMTPTGNYYYNVMPFGLKNAGATYQRMMNKVFKDEIGDMLEVYMDDMIVKSHEEITHARHLTKVFEQARQCKMRFNPEKCTFGVRAGKFLGFYLTERGIEANPDKCRAFSEFPTPKTKKSIQSLNGVLASLSRFIAKSAQHALPFFRLLRKEATFDWTDECEQALLHLKKVLSQPPVLSRPSEKETLYLYLSVATEAVSAVLIRETDEGQKPIYFTSKALQGPELRYQQIEKVALALINTARRLRYYFLAHTIKVRTDQPIKQLLGRPDMAGRMLKWSLELSEFDIQYESRKALKAQALADFVAEMTHCPTPAESAHKWTIFVDGASSTSGSGAGIILENEEGILIEVSLALASNNQAEYEAFLAGLRLAEDLGAKEVKISTDSQLVASQVRGEYQTKNDNLLEYLSLVKEKLDRFEKWEVQHIPREHNTRADVLSKLASTRKKGGNKSVIQEILPRPSINKLPPPLEVNAIGDAHCWMTPIYNYLTRDELPADPKEATTVKRRACSLGEAKRAWVEELHSVLWAYRTTPHSTTGETPFRLTYGTEAVIPVEIRTPTRRTEEPLDEEMNDETLRAELDLVEEIRSEAALRETTLKQKIALRHDAKVIKREFQVGTLVLRRNQKNPREGKLAANWEGPYRVRDKTSNGAYYLENLQGEQLARPWNAEKLRQYYS, from the exons ATGGCCGGAGAACAACATAGCGATCACAGCCGTCCCCTCGTCAACTACAATATGGACGACGGCCCGCCATCCCATGAAGCGGACGTTCGGGACGGTCATCCATCCACCCCGTCTCCAGAGCCCCAAAACAACGGAGATGCCTCTCACGCCCACAATTTAGGGGCAGAGACATTTCATCCCATTCCCGTTCCCGTTGAAGGAGACGCCGTAATGATTGCCATGGTGAATGCCCTCAATCAGGCCGGTTCTATGCTCCACCAGCAGCACGAACGAATCATGGCCCTCGAAGCCGAACGACAAGAGGCCCGGCCCCAGCCGGTAAGTAGGATACAACAACGTTCGGAGCCAACGAAGAAGCGAGGACGTCGCTCTCCCGAACCCCACGCCAGCAGGGCACGCGCCCGTCGTGACGGTGGTCGAGCGAGAACATCACCAAGGCGCGGGCACAGCCCCGACAACAACGAACTGTCTCCCTTAAGGAGCGACGAGGAAGATTCGCATTGCCCCCTATCTCGGGCAATAATGGAAGCCCCGCTCCCCAAAGGCATGGAGAAACCACCAAATCTAGCTGTGTACGACGGGACTACAGATCCCGACGATCACGTCGACAACGTCAACGCGATGCTCGACTACCGCAACGATATAACCGGGCACCTCAAATGCCGACTGTTCTCAACGACCCTCAGGAAAGGGGCCATGGCTTGGTACAAAAGCTTGGCCCCTGAGTCCATCACGTCATGGAGAGTCATGAGGTCCATGTTCACCAGGCACTTTACAGCTTCCCGTCGTCACCCCAAGACGGAGGCGACCCTTGAAGCCATAGtgcagaagaagaatgaaacACTGCGCTCATACATCGAGCGATTCAACCAGGAAGCTGTCGAGGTAGATACCACCGAGCACATGAAGAAGTATCTCCTCGAGAGAGGTCTCTTGCCCGGCAGTGAACTCAGCAGAGCCGTAGGGATCGAGCCTCCCCGCACCTTAAACGAGCTCCTGCATAAAGCCCAAGCCTACATCAGATACGAGGAAAAGCAGGTGGCACACAATGCCCGCAGCGGACGTAACGCTGGGGAGACCGAGCACTCAAAACGCGAGGACACGAGCATTTCCCGTCGCAACGGAGACAAACGAAGAGAAGAAAGACCTCGCGAGCTCCGGGAAGGAAGAGGCCCCGCGGGCAGATATAGCGAGTACACCTTACTGACGGCTCCTCGAGAGCGCATCCTCGCAGAATGTATCAACTCTGAATTTAAGCAGGGCAGGGTCAGGTTCCCAAAACCGTCTGCACCAAAGCCCCACACCGACAAATCAAAGTACTGCCGGTTCCACAGAAGTCACGGGCACGTGACCGAAGACTGCGTCCACCTGAAGGATGCGATAGAAATTTTAATCCAAGAGGGGCACCTGAAGCAGTATACGAGGAAGAACGAAGCTCCCAGACACGACGAGCCAGAGAAGAAGAGACCCCGGGAAGACACACCCCCTGGCAACTCTCCCCATCAAGTGGCCCTCTGCGTGTCACGACCGGAAGATTTCTTCCTCCCCGAACCATTGCCCGAGGGCAAGATCACTGCACTCAGCCCCTGGGAAGACTTCCCTACCACACTGGTGATATCAGGAGGAGGAACTAACGGGGAATCCGCGGCCCTCTCCGTCAAACGTAAGTTCGACGAACTCCTACTGACTGCCCCCGAGCAGAAAGCGACATTGACAAAATACCGGGGAAAATCCAACCCGATATCCTTCTTCCTGGAGGAGCTCCCGGGCGGATCCCCGAACTCGGGCATCCCACTATTGATAAGGGCAAAGATGGCCCAATTCGACGTACGACGCATCCTGGTCGACCAAGGCAGCTCAGTGGATATCATGTACGTCCACCTCTTCAAGACTCTGAAGCTAGACAAGACCAACTTAGCCCCCTACGTCGGATCAGATCTCCAAGGATTCAACGGAGCAACAACCAGACCGTGGGGATATGTTGAACTCCTCGTCACCTTCGGCGAACAAGAAACGGCCAGGGAAGTCAAAACCCAATTCCTGGTCGTAGACTGTCCGTCTCTCTACAATTGCATCTTTGGACGCCCGACACTGGCCGAACTCACCGCGGTCCCATCCACCGTCCACCTGAAGATGAAATACTACACCAAATTGGGACGTGTGGTCACCATCCATGGTGACATCGAAGCAGCCCGACGATGCTACGACGCCGCAGTAAAAGGACAGGCCGTAGTCAGCACGAAGAGCAACTGCAACAACAAAAAACTCAAGACCGAGGATCCTGCCCGAGGAGTCAACGCCATCGACCTCGACTGTCGCATCGGGCTGGACGAGACCGAAGAGGGGAGGTTCCCCAAGGAACGCTCTCTCGAACACCCGGTCCGACCAATCCCCGACGGGGAGTTCGAACTCATTCCTCTTGGGGACGATCCGGAAAGGACGGTGAAGATAGGTAAGGGACTACCCGAGGAAACAAGAGAAGAGCTGGTAGCATGCCTCAAAGAGAACTCCGACCTCTTCGCGTGGAATGCCGCAGAAATGCCCGGGCTGGACCCCGAGATCGCGTGTCATAAGCTAGCTGTAGACCGGGCAGCCAAGCCCATAGCACAGCGTAGACGCAAGCAATCGCCCGAAAAGGCAGAGGCTGCCGAGCGAGCTGTAAAAGACCTCTTAGAGGCAAATTTTATTTCTGAAGCCCAGTACACAACCTGGCTCTCTAATGTAGTCCTCgttaagaaaaataatggaaaatggcgtatgtgtgttgattatactgATCTTAATAGGGCTTGCCCGAAAGATGCTTTCCCCCTCCCTAATATAGACTCGCTCGTTGACAACTCTGCAGGTTTTAAACTCTTGTCCTTCATGGACGCATATAGTGGATACAACCAGATCCCTATGTCGCCCGCAGACAAGAAACACACAGCGTTCATGACCCCAACGGGCAATTACTATTACAACGTGATGCCGTTCGGGCTCAAGAACGCTGGCGCTACATACCAACGCATGATGAACAAAGTCTTCAAGGACGAAATAGGGGACATGCTCGAAGTGTACATGGACGACATGATCGTCAAATCACACGAGGAGATAACCCATGCTCGACACCTTACGAAGGTATTCGAGCAGGCGAGACAGTGTAAAATGAGGTTCAACCCCGAGAAATGCACGTTCGGAGTCCGGGCAGGCAAGTTCCTCGGTTTCTATCTCACCGAAAGAGGGATCGAGGCCAACCCCGACAAATGCCGGGCATTCTCGGAGTTTCCGACCCCGAAAACCAAAAAATCGATCCAGTCACTCAATGGAGTGCTCGCCTCACTCTCCCGTTTCATCGCCAAGTCCGCCCAGCACGCATTGCCATTCTTCAGACTCCTTCGCAAAGAGGCTACCTTCGACTGGACCGATGAATGCGAGCAAGCGCTACTCCATCTAAAGAAGGTTCTGTCCCAACCCCCGGTCTTATCACGGCCATCAGAAAAGGAAACCCTATACTTATACCTATCCGTGGCAACCGAGGCCGTCAGCGCCGTTCTAATAAGAGAAACCGACGAAGGACAAAAGCCCATCTATTTTACGAGTAAGGCACTCCAAGGTCCCGAGCTCCGATATCAGCAAATCGAAAAGGTCGCCCTGGCCCTCATCAACACAGCGAGGAGACTACGATATTACTTCCTCGCACACACGATAAAGGTGAGGACCGACCAGCCAATCAAACAGCTGCTCGGGCGCCCGGATATGGCCGGGAGGATGCTCAAGTGGTCACTAGAACTCTCCGAATTCGACATACAATACGAAAGTAGGAAAGCCTTGAAAGCTCAGGCACTGGCCGACTTCGTCGCGGAGATGACCCACTGCCCGACTCCAGCAGAAAGCGCCCACAAATGGACGATCTTCGTCGATGGCGCCTCTAGCACATCAGGCAGCGGGGCCGGGATCATCCTCGAAAATGAAGAAGGGATCCTGATAGAGGTATCATTAGCGCTAGCATCAAACAAccaagccgaatacgaagccttCCTCGCAGGCCTGAGGTTAGCCGAGGACCTGGGAGCAAAAGAGGTAAAAATATCCACCGACTCCCAGCTCGTGGCCTCACAAGTGCGAGGAGAATACCAAACCAAGAACGACAACCTCCTCGAGTACTTGTCCCTCGTCAAAGAAAAACTTGATAGATTTGAAAAATGGGAAGTTCAACACATACCCCGCGAGCACAACACACGGGCAGACGTTCTCTCCAAACTAGCCAGCACGAGGAAAAAGGGTGGGAATAAATCAGTAATCCAAGAAATCCTCCCTCGGCCCAGCATCAACAAACTACCGCCTCCACTCGAGGTCAACGCTATTGGAGATGCCCACTGTTGGATGACACCCATCTACAACTACCTCACACGAGACGAACTCCCGGCTGACCCGAAAGAGGCGACCACTGTCAAACGACGCGCATGCTC ACTCGGTGAGGCAAAGAGGGCATGGGTCGAGGAGCTACATAGCGTCCTATGGGCCTACCGCACGACACCACATTCTACCACCGGAGAAACCCCGTTCCGACTAACTTACGGCACCGAGGCAGTCATCCCGGTGGAGATACGGACGCCAACGAGGAGGACAGAGGAGCCCCTAGACGAGGAAATGAACGATGAAACCCTTAGAGCCGAGCTCGACCTAGTCGAGGAGATACGTTCCGAAGCAGCTCTCCGGGAAACAACCCTCAAACAAAAGATAGCACTACGCCATGACGCGAAAGTCATAAAAAGAGAGTTCCAGGTCGGCACCCTGGTCCTCAGAAGAAACCAGAAAAACCCGAGAGAGGGCAAACTGGCGGCCAACTGGGAAGGCCCTTACCGCGTCCGCGACAAAACGAGCAACGGGGCCTATTACCTAGAAAACCTACAAGGAGAACAACTCGCTCGACCATGGAACGCAGAAAAACTTAGACAATATTACAGCTAA
- the LOC127079807 gene encoding uncharacterized protein LOC127079807 produces the protein MRSLHDQEFAEFLIRIGDGVEPTKPDDMVRLPLHIAIPWEGEHSIQVLILHIFPNLELHGWDAPYMVQRAILTPTNDDVQKLNDMIIDQFPGEEHNLLSFDEVEGDNHNLYQQEFLNSIAQGSLPPHILKIKKGAPLMLLRNLDPRYGLCNGTRLLCRGLFMNMLDVEILTGSNAGKHAFLPRIKIKTFASDGLPFVLSRKQFPVRLSFAITINKSQGQTIPNVGIYLPRHVFSHGQLYVALSRGVSQTTTRVLTREGKLKGEDGDYTKNVVYKQILLSHPQITDFEDKWNTWKDEQSISSIDKLDNKVKRLKIYSIGWSSTVITDKTQLWKMFFKSQERIDKGMYEELIRIFIREKENTSNRDFMFGIPLKERH, from the exons ATGCGATCATTGCATGATCAAGAGTTTGCAGAATTTCTTATTCGCATTGGTGATGGTGTTGAACCTACCAAACCAGATGACATGGTGAGGTTACCTTTACATATTGCAATCCCATGGGAAGGTGAACATTCCATACAGGTACTTATCCTACATATTTTTCCTAATTTAGAATTGCATGGTTGGGATGCCCCATATATGGTACAAAGAGCTATTTTGACACCAACAAATGATGATGTCCAGAAATTGAATGATATGATTATCGATCAGTTTCCAGGAGAAGAACATAATTTGTTATCGTTTGACGAGGTTGAAGGAGATAATCATAATTTATACCAGCAAGAATTCTTAAACTCAATTGCACAAGGTAGTTTGCCACCACATATTCTAAAGATAAAAAAGGGTGCACCATTAATGTTATTACGAAATCTAGATCCTAGATATGGATTGTGTAATGGGACCCGGTTATTATGTCGTGGTTTATTTATGAATATGTTGGATGTGGAAATCCTAACAGGAAGTAACGCAGGAAAACATGCTTTTTTGCctagaattaaaataaaaacatttgCAAGTGATGGTCTgccttttgtccttagtagaAAGCAATTTCCTGTGCGGCTAAGTTTTGCAATTACAATAAATAAATCACAAGGACAAACCATTCCAAATGTTGGAATATATCTTCCACGACATGTTTTTAGTCATGGACAGTTATATGTGGCTTTATCCAGGGGTGTTTCACAGACTACAACAAGAGTTTTAACCAGAGAAGGAAAATTGAAAGGAGAAGATGGTGACTACACAAAAAATGTAGTCTACAAACAAATTCTTTTATCTCACCCGCAG ATAACAGACTTTGAAGATAAATGGAACACATGGAAGGATGAACAAAGTATTTCATCCATCGACAAACTCGATAATAAG GTGAAACGTTTGAAAATTTACTCCATCGGTTGGAGCTCCACAGTGATAACAGATAAAACACAACTTTGGAAAATg ttttttaaatctcaagagCGCATTGATAAAGGGATGTACGAAGAATTGATTCGAATCTTTATAAG GGAAAAAGAAAATACATCGAATAGAGATTTCATGTTCGGCATTCCTCTTAAAGAACGTCATTGA